The following proteins come from a genomic window of Henningerozyma blattae CBS 6284 chromosome 4, complete genome:
- the LDB16 gene encoding Ldb16p (similar to Saccharomyces cerevisiae LDB16 (YCL005W); ancestral locus Anc_1.414), translated as MASFTLVYFGTNLLFIQNFHFDAHWHIYQEFNQFIFLPLNIFLKLFFNTSIINILYNSKKISVFYFFIAIIQYFLVIVSFGIMIGLLTGGFLGYIQSNLKVPDYSIDIPIWKYSTLIFSFIKIRFFETQTSIKDVLYSIKANFRRLFKNINIIITDDIMTSDSIINTINDTPNIDNKTSNIDMNDSKYLRNSLIDYGSTPTPTLRSKKNSDITPNRSSLPTKEEVLDLMTKLPSNYFQNDNNNDYINGAIQLQTPKSENGTFDNSIESNNNFGSQEGDSTSDMSDIWDNTTNTNIPNSLRTDTDAGYTTIPTTISTGQFIKATGRSSPITSTTRKYTK; from the coding sequence ATGGCGAGTTTTACACTCGTCTATTTTGGTACCaatctattatttatcCAAAACTTTCATTTTGATGCCCATTGGCATATTTACCAAgaatttaatcaatttatttttttaccacttaatatttttttgaaattgtttttcaatacctcaattataaatatccTTTATAATTCCAAGAAAATATcggttttttatttcttcattgccatcattcaatattttctagTTATAGTATCATTTGGGATCATGATAGGGCTATTAACTGGCGGATTCTTAGGTTACATTCAAAGTAATTTGAAAGTACCTGATTATTCCATAGATATCCctatttggaaatattcTACACtaatttttagttttattaaaattagattcTTTGAGACACAAACTTCAATAAAAGATGttttatattctattaaaGCAAACTTTAGAAGGctatttaagaatattaatatcattattacaGATGATATAATGACATCTGATTCTATTATAAATACTATCAATGATACACccaatattgataataaaactaGCAACATAGATATGAATgattctaaatatttacgaaattcattaattgattatgGTTCTACCCCTACCCCAACTCTAAGATCgaagaaaaattcagaTATAACCCCTAACAGATCATCACTGCCTACGAAAGAAGAGGTGCTTGATTTGATGACTAAACTACCGTCAAATTATTTCCAAAAtgacaataataatgattatatTAACGGGGCAATTCAATTACAAACTCCCAAGAGTGAAAATGGGACCTTCGATAACAGTAttgaatctaataataactttGGCTCTCAAGAAGGAGATTCAACTTCGGATATGTCAGATATTTGGGATAATACTACCAATacaaatattccaaattcGTTAAGGACGGATACAGATGCAGGCTATACAACAATTCCGACCACAATATCAACTGGTCAATTCATAAAGGCAACTGGCCGTTCAAGTCCAATTACTTCAACGAcaagaaaatatacaaaGTAA
- the ILV6 gene encoding acetolactate synthase regulatory subunit (similar to Saccharomyces cerevisiae ILV6 (YCL009C); ancestral locus Anc_1.411) gives MLRSALKSNTRSGLKLASSQRWNSSSTSALAYKKLHKKRVNPPLPTIENPEWNANAAVSSILYETPTPSRQPRKQHVLNCLVQNEPGVLARVSSTLAARGFNIDSLVVCNTEVKDLSRMTIVLQGQDGVIEQARRQLEDQVPVYAVLDYTHAEIVKRELVLARISLMGSEYFQDLLIQHKQTVSEVEKTNEELVTEIREKTFHPTNLPPSEILRLKHEHLNDISNLAKNFGAKVVDISETNCIVEIAAKPTRVSAFLKLLEPFGILECARSGMMALPRTPLKNDHDYEDIATEEKINEIVDISKLPPG, from the coding sequence ATGTTGCGTTCTGCCCTTAAATCTAACACTAGAAGCGGTTTGAAATTGGCTTCAAGTCAAAGATGGAACTCTTCATCTACATCTGCTTTGGCTTATAAGAAATTGCACAAGAAAAGGGTGAACCCTCCTTTACCAACAATCGAGAACCCTGAATGGAATGCTAATGCTGCGGTCTCTTCCATTTTATATGAAACTCCAACTCCATCTCGTCAACCAAGAAAACAACATGTTTTGAATTGTTTGGTTCAAAACGAACCAGGGGTCTTAGCAAGAGTATCTAGTACTCTTGCTGCTAGAGGTTTCAATATCGATTCATTAGTCGTTTGTAACACAGAAGTCAAAGATTTAAGTAGAATGACCATTGTCTTACAAGGTCAGGACGGTGTTATCGAACAGGCAAGAAGACAATTGGAGGATCAAGTCCCTGTCTATGCAGTTTTGGACTACACTCATGCAGAGATCGTAAAGAGAGAGTTGGTCCTTGCAAGAATCTCATTGATGGGTAGTGAATATTTccaagatttattaatccAACATAAGCAAACTGTTTCAGAAGTGGAAAAAACCAATGAGGAATTGGTCACTGAAATTAGAGAAAAGACTTTCCATCCAACTAACTTACCTCCAAGTGAGATTTTGAGATTGAAACATGAGcatttaaatgatatttctAACTTGGCCAAAAATTTTGGTGCTAAAGTTGTCGATATTAGTGAAACTAATTGTATCGTTGAAATTGCTGCTAAACCAACTCGTGTTTCAGCATTcttaaaattattggaacCATTTGGTATCTTAGAATGTGCTAGATCCGGGATGATGGCTTTGCCAAGAACTCCATTAAAGAATGATCATGATTATGAAGATATTGCCACTGAGGAAAAAATCAACGAAATTGttgatatttcaaaacTACCTCCGGGTTAA
- the MRP7 gene encoding mitochondrial 54S ribosomal protein bL27m (similar to Saccharomyces cerevisiae MRP7 (YNL005C); ancestral locus Anc_1.410), whose translation MIFELIKNNSKNLPSWRQGNSAVFTQIRSSTKKAAGSRTSMKDSAGRRLGPKKYEGQNVKIGEIIMRQRGTKFYPGENVGIGKDHTIYAKEPGVVRYYLDPFHPKRKFIGVSLSRDIRLPTPHFEPTVRRFGHLLVSKKKNPKLYKEVSEFLPRKTELAKDDILKGLQQREENRTNLRNIFKTFLQEEIKLDSIKNDEDLELCLDYLIRLRLCLKNGIPLSESQFNASYYLETLQKLQNRRLKQSSEELTQQQEKLNQLTKLINQSISFDNNFNIVKFLSQSDKNQLRSKLIENLKALKSESKYKEIQQIFDKSKSTEGEVPVSSYLTKSEEVSLRNKYLYAVTNEIVNPTLEQLKELQKKNSSNKKNKKVKNKTGDILIKRYNYETHHVENVIRQRPSL comes from the coding sequence ATGATCTTTGAgctaataaagaataattctaaaaatcTACCATCATGGCGTCAAGGTAATTCTGCTGTATTTACTCAAATCAGATCTTCTACCAAAAAAGCTGCTGGTTCAAGAACCTCCATGAAAGATTCTGCAGGTCGTCGATTAGgtccaaaaaaatatgaaggCCAAAATGTTAAAATAGGTGAAATTATAATGAGGCAGCGTGGTACAAAGTTTTATCCTGGCGAAAATGTTGGTATTGGTAAAGATCATACCATATATGCCAAGGAGCCTGGTGTAGTAcgttattatttggatcCTTTTCAtccaaaaagaaaattcattGGTGTTTCATTAAGCCGTGATATTAGATTGCCAACTCCACATTTTGAACCTACTGTTAGAAGATTTGGCCACTTATTagtttctaaaaaaaaaaatccaaaGCTTTACAAAGAGGTTAGTGAATTTTTACCCAGAAAAACAGAATTAGCTAAAGATGATATTCTAAAAGGGTTACAGCaaagagaagaaaatagAACAAATCTAaggaatatatttaaaactttcttacaagaagaaataaaGCTAGATTCTATCAAgaatgatgaagatttagaGCTGTGTTTAGACTATTTAATCCGTCTAAGACTCTGTTTAAAAAATGGGATACCTTTATCTGAATCTCAATTCAATGcatcttattatttagagactttacaaaaattacaaaatagaAGATTAAAGCAATCATCAGAAGAATTGACTCAACAACAAGAAAAGTTAAACCAATTaactaaattaattaatcaatcaatttcatttgataataattttaacaTTGTTAAATTCTTATCCCAATCAgataaaaatcaattaagatccaaattaattgaaaatttgaaagCTCTAAAATCTGAATCTAAATATAAGGAAATCCAACAAATTTTTGATAAGAGTAAATCAACTGAAGGCGAAGTTCCAGTATCTAGTTATTTGACTAAATCGGAAGAAGTGTCTTTACgtaacaaatatttatatgcTGTTACCAATGAGATTGTTAATCCAACTTTAGAGCAACTAAAGGAACTACAAAAGAAGAATAGTAGcaacaagaaaaacaagaaaGTTAAGAACAAGACTGGTGATATACTAATCAAACGTTATAATTATGAAACACATCACGTTGAGAATGTTATTAGACAACGTCCCAGTCTATAA
- the SGF29 gene encoding Sgf29p (similar to Saccharomyces cerevisiae SGF29 (YCL010C); ancestral locus Anc_1.409) has translation MDNQLASLFTSIRNLKSYPDVNTDTLVNNDIEENNRNVARSLNDDIILKDQIRNNMNNLSIDEINSNLRHFKTHLSYINNTRKRLTSIQNDLKEILNNYSNQNRATFSSGSFDTNADDTFTADTTDITNTSHTHTVDSSNTAPTAATTNTTIPPPPSTFIETATATSVSSNGIQVKPYTYDSQDRNKDKDEDGDQIMGDADDLIPTSSPPPPPPPPPPPYSPVHSPTFQSNDISKTDQPIETGVEITINENNDNNKMDINPLAELGTKEEKAAKLSSNNAKDITSTSTNSLVDNNPNPHKKDRKVNSDKVEDTKVKQSIKVRYDKITMESTVNDIQEDIPPPPSPPPPPLTEPPETLPQPQSVDDNLLSSPLVRTGKTAGKTTPPGFGSDNIKDDQSLITPNNGIIMNPDLPSKPIGKQYWLSKYSIECSIQLGCEVAYKPKKSIDGEWFHCEVVKVSSDGIRFEVRDPEPDEFGKQGKIFKCNWKDIILIPPKNLIKKNQLINYPNGLKVLARYPETTTFYPAVVISNKRDGTCRLKFDGEEEADKQTEVPRRFVLPFPTVSAFPTKKH, from the coding sequence atggATAATCAATTGGCTTCTTTATTTACGTCAATAAGAAACTTGAAGTCCTACCCTGATGTTAATACAGATACGTTggttaataatgatatagaagaaaataatagaaatgtTGCCAGAAGTTTAAACGATGACATTATTTTAAAGGACCAAATACGGAATAAcatgaataatttatcaattgatgaaattaattcaaatttacgACACTTTAAAACTCATTTAagttatattaataatactagAAAGCGACTAACATCAAttcaaaatgatttaaaggaaattttgaataactATAGCAATCAAAACAGGGCAACTTTTTCAAGTGGCTCATTTGATACCAATGCTGATGATACCTTTACAGCTGACACAACAGATATTACCAATACTTCACATACACATACTGTAGATTCCTCTAACACTGCACCAACAGCTGCTACAACTAATACTACAATCCCTCCTCCCCCTTCAACTTTTATCGAAACTGCGACTGCAACATCAGTATCATCAAATGGTATCCAAGTAAAGCCTTATACATATGACAGTCAAGATcgtaataaagataaagatgaagatggcGATCAAATAATGGGTGACGCTGATGATTTGATACCAACATCTTCCCctccaccaccaccaccaccaccgCCTCCTCCATACTCGCCTGTTCATTCTCCAACATTTCAAAGTAATGATATATCTAAGACAGATCAACCTATTGAAACAGGAGTTGAAATTACTATTAacgaaaataatgataataataaaatggaTATCAATCCACTTGCCGAACTAGGAACCAAAGAGGAGAAAGCAGCAAAGTTATCCTCAAATAATGCTAAGGATATTACATCGACAAGCACAAACTCTCTGGTAGATAATAATCCAAATCCACATAAGAAAGATAGGAAAGTGAATAGTGATAAAGTGGAAGATACAAAAGTAAAACAGAGTATAAAGGTACGATATGATAAGATTACAATGGAATCAACTGTTAATGATATTCAAGAAGATATCCCTCCTCCACCTTCGCCTCCTCCGCCTCCTCTCACAGAACCTCCTGAAACTTTACCACAACCACAATCGGTGGATGATAACCTACTAAGCTCTCCACTAGTACGTACAGGAAAAACTGCCGGTAAAACAACGCCTCCAGGGTTTGGATCAgataatataaaagatGATCAATCTCTGATAACGCCAAATAATGGAATAATTATGAACCCTGATTTGCCGTCGAAACCAATTGGTAAGCAATATTGGCTAAGTAAATATTCTATCGAATGTTCAATACAATTAGGTTGTGAAGTAGCCTATAAACCAAAGAAATCAATTGATGGCGAATGGTTTCACTGTGAAGTTGTAAAAGTTTCATCTGATGGTATTAGGTTTGAAGTTAGAGACCCTGAGCCAGATGAATTCGGTAAGCAGGGGAAGATATTTAAATGTAATTGGAAAGATATCATATTAATACCTCcgaaaaatttaattaagaagaatcaattaatcaattatcCAAACGGTTTAAAAGTATTAGCAAGATATCCGGAAACAACAACTTTTTACCCAGCAGTTGTAATCTCGAATAAAAGAGATGGCACATGCAGATTGAAATTTGATGGCGAAGAGGAGGCTGATAAGCAGACGGAAGTTCCAAGAAGGTTTGTATTACCTTTCCCTACAGTGTCTGCATTCCCCACAAAAAAGCATTAA
- the GBP2 gene encoding single-stranded telomeric DNA-binding/mRNA-binding protein (similar to Saccharomyces cerevisiae GBP2 (YCL011C) and HRB1 (YNL004W); ancestral locus Anc_1.408), whose protein sequence is MDRGRRDRDDRSRYSSRRPTRYNNGDSQRDSSYSRGYSNYSRDQSSRGRRDYYNDRPRQPHGRFGGRQRSSRGDYGPLLSRELDSTYEEKVNRNYSNSVFVGNLTFDTQPGDLKDYFSQVGDVIRADIITSKGHHRGMGTVEFSNPEAVDAAISKLDGSYLLDRQIFVRQDNPPPEGTRERRQPPRERNSRDSRDRDASRGRDRDIGRGRERGDHIPKHEQEGYEIFVANVPFATTWQTLKDLFKETGDVLRADVELDRDGYSRGFGIVIMATKEDMERSIERFNGYELEGRKLDVRAGHGRKSPSSSSHEYDSYYNDSAARSDSRKQERSDGVHRQFTEGVVGGGERSNLIYCSNLPFTTARSDLYDLFGTIGQITNTDLKYDSDGKPTGIAIVEYDNIEDADICIDRLNNYTYGGCDLDISYGIRQD, encoded by the coding sequence ATGGATAGAGGTAGGAGAGATAGAGACGACAGAAGTAGATATTCCTCCCGTAGGCCCACCAGATATAATAACGGGGATAGCCAGCGGGATTCGTCATATAGCAGGGGTTATAGTAATTATTCAAGAGACCAGAGTAGCAGAGGTCGTCGTGACTATTATAATGATAGGCCCAGACAACCGCATGGGAGATTTGGAGGAAGACAGAGATCTAGTAGAGGAGATTACGGTCCATTATTATCAAGGGAATTAGATAGTACGTATGAGGAAAAAGTTAACAGGAATTATTCCAATAGTGTCTTTGTTGGAAATTTAACCTTTGATACCCAACCGGgtgatttaaaagattatttttCCCAAGTAGGTGATGTTATTAGGGCAGATATAATTACATCAAAGGGACATCATAGAGGCATGGGAACTGTTGAATTTTCAAACCCAGAAGCAGTAGATGCAGCAATTTCCAAATTAGATGGTTCATACCTATTAGATAGACAGATTTTTGTCAGACAGGATAATCCACCACCAGAAGGAACTCGTGAAAGACGCCAGCCGCCAAGAGAAAGAAATAGCCGTGACAGTAGGGATAGAGACGCTAGTAGAGGAAGAGATAGAGATATCGGTAGAGGAAGGGAAAGAGGAGACCATATTCCAAAACATGAGCAAGAAGgatatgaaatatttgttgCCAATGTACCATTTGCTACTACTTGGCAAACCCTcaaagatttatttaagGAAACTGGTGATGTTTTACGTGCTGATGTGGAACTAGATCGTGATGGGTATTCGAGAGGTTTTGGTATTGTTATAATGGCCACAAAGGAAGATATGGAAAGATCCATTGAAAGATTCAATGGTTATGAATTAGAAGGTAGAAAATTGGATGTTAGAGCTGGTCATGGTAGAAAATCACCATCCTCTTCATCCCACGAATATGATTCTTATTACAACGATTCTGCTGCTAGAAGCGACTCAAGGAAACAAGAAAGAAGTGACGGTGTTCATAGACAATTCACAGAAGGTGTTGTTGGTGGGGGAGAAAGAAGTAACCTGATATACTGTAGTAATTTACCTTTTACCACTGCCCGTAGTGATTTATATGATTTGTTTGGTACTATTGGTCAAATAACTAATActgatttaaaatatgaCTCAGATGGTAAG